Below is a window of Nicotiana tabacum cultivar K326 chromosome 19, ASM71507v2, whole genome shotgun sequence DNA.
ACTCCAATATAGAGGTGGAGTCATTGCCTTGTCTGCACTGCACCCTCTAGATGGCCAGCTGGAAATATTCCACAAAATGCTTCAGTAGTATGCTTTCCGAGGATTGTTCTGAGAAAACAGATATATCAACCTCACTTACaattataataaaaatttaagaCACCAAttccaccccccccccctccaaacCGAGAAACCTATCCTCAAACCAAGAATCGTGATGCGATAGTTTTTACACAAAGACACTGCCCAAGCAGGTTCTCCCTCCTGTTAGGTGACAGTTACTTTTCTGTTGTCAATGTTACCTTTGATACTCTCCCTAGATAGAGGAAGGAAATAATTTTTATCTCGACTCATAGAAGCTTCTATTGCTTCACAAAGAAGGTGATGTCGAGATGGTTCCTTTTGAGTTTTCTTCTCATATTACTGTTGTCTTTTTATTTTCCCTTATGCAAACTGGATTCTATCAAATTTCAGAAACCATCAAAAAGGTTCAGTAAAAGGGACACTAAACAGCAAAGAGAAGTTACCAACCATCAAAAAGGTTCAGTAAAAGGGACACTAAACAGCAAAGAGAAGTTACCAACCATCAAAAAGGTTCAGTTAAAGAGGAGATAAAGGTCGTACCAACGGATTTGGCCTGTACTTGTAGCCTAGCATCATTCGTTTCTTATATTGCTCATAGATATCATCTTCTGGAGTTACCTCCCCGGGTTGGGAAGCACCAACTCctaaattatttgattttacaTTGCCGGCCGTAATTGGATCTGCAATACCACTTTTAGAGCTCCCTAGTCCTTCACCTGCAGTTTCACATAGAGATGTAGACTCCATATGAATTTACCACTTGTCATCCTAAAACATGAACTATTTGCATTTCAAAGGCTAGTATTTTCCGAGTACGAACTCCTATAAACTACCTCGACAGATGTGCTTGACTTGCATATCATGGCAAAAGTTTTCAAGAATTTCTAGCATTGGCAACACGAGATATACAATATTCAAAACTTTCAAGTCCAGGAAAGTTTGATAGCAACCTAGTTACCACAAAAACTTGCTACACATCGTGTATTTATCCATTTAAATAAACAATATGGCATGGGGGTTGCGCCTCAGACCTGAGGGTAACCTCATCAAGTGCAGAACAAACCCATCCCCTATCCCATTGCCCCTTCAACACTCGAGGGAAGACTCTTAGGGCTCGTTTGGTATGATggataagggataattaatcccGGGATTAAATTTGAAATGAGTTTATCCAACgtttggttgggataaaatcgCAGTATAACTAATCACGGGATTAGTTATCCTGGGACTGTAGTGTTATTTCTATCCCTATGGGAGGGTGGGATAACAATCCCGGGATAATTAATCCATGCTCAATTAATCCTGGGATAACTTGTTTTCcaacccaaacgaccccttaaggtTAAACCGCCCTGCTCCTAAAGAAAGGTCTATAAGAAAATGGAACCCTCCTTTCCCCAAAAAACAAAGCATAAAAATTTGCTATGTGCTCCAAGATGAATAATAACCAGAGATGGAGACTCCTTAGCTACTACAAAGGTGATTAACAATAAACATCCCGAGTCTTTAGTTCTTTGAGATATTATATTGCAATGAGGGATGGGAGAAAGATAAGTATGCAGATTGCCAGATCAAGTTATAAGGTGTAGCTATCTCAGTCAGCCACATTATCATAGTGGAGAATGAGGAGTATAGCCAACAAGGAGTACCCTTCTGGGAGATTAAGTAAATATTGTTaaccaaaaaaaatgaaacatcttagtGGCGAATATTATCTCTAAAATTTACAGGTCCAAGTTATTTGCAGCCAACCCCGTCAGCGTTTTCCTAAAGGGAGGATGATATACCTTCTTTCCAACCCATTTTAGACAGAAGTCTGTGGCCAATATTATCAGCTTGTATTTTCGACCTTTCTGCAGCCTCTATGGCAGCTTTCCGAGCAGCTACATCATTGCAGGTAGACAAAAACTTAGCAAGCTCTTCAGGCGGGATATAGTCTCCCATATGATGCCCCTTCTTTCCTGGAGCTGCAACACAAAATAAGATATCAGAAGACTTGCATAGATATATTTTAATAAACATTTTACTGGATCTATTTTGAGCCCAGATGCCTGAAGTTCTAAGCTTTAATAGGATGATCAGAACAAAGATATAGCAGAATCGAATAAAATCAGCGACAAACCTTGGAGAGAAGCAGGCGGAGGCATCTCATCTTTTGAAGATTTGTATGGCCTCAGCTTCTCTTCTTCTGCAGCTTTCTTCATGTAATATTCCATCATCGATATTGGATCTGACCCCGATGGACCGCTTGGATGACCTGAAAAGACAAAATATCAGTACAAGCCCAACCATAATTGAAAACCTTTCGGAATTTCGTGAAGTTCATCAACCATTGAATTTCTGATAATATGACAGTCTGATGCAGTGCAGAAGGTGCACAAATAATGGCCCAAATGAAATTAAATTTTCCCACAGACAAAACCAGTTCTTCAAAATCTGTAGCTTAGAGGCACAAAACAGTcttgagtttttttttaaatggttttTTTTAAGCTCGGATGCCTGAAGTTCTAAGCTTTTCAAGGGGAAAAGAGACGTGATGAAAAATGATCCAGTTTCAATAAATTCAAGCACTATTTTCTGCCCTCACGTACTCTAACCTCACTAGAAAGCTTATCTGCCTCAATAAACTTGTGTATGCTAACCTATTTTGACAAATTCAGGTACAAAAGCAGGATTTCCATTGTTAGCCATCACATTACACCCAAATCCAGTAGGGTGAATAATCAAAACAAAATTCCAAGAGAATATACACTGAATCACATATAAATGACATTACCAGATTTCCCAGCTGAATCTGAAGAACTTGTATTCTCCGGTGCTCCATATAATGCTGATGCAGGAATTTGGTAATTTGAATGCTGCTGATGTGACCTATGAGAACTACTCGTTGAACTAGGAGTAGCAGTACTAGTAACTCCTACAGCACCAAAAGGCTAATCAAGTGAATAACGGAAGAATCACAGCAAACAAATATTACGTTAATCAAGTGAAGCCAAATGAACTAGACACTAGATGCAAACAAAATGAAGTTGGCGACTTAGTTAGATAAGGCTCAAGCTGCTCCGCTGAAGGCACGCacatgcacacacacacacatatacacacagTACATAAAATGCCATATAAAATATGGCCAGCTGAAAGCCTTGAGCTTGAAAATATTGTAAACTTCAATCATTTCAGACTCATAGGACTCTAAATCATAATTTAGCTCATAGCTTAATTTTGTTCCTCAAAAGAGGATGCACCTATGGCCAATACCTAGCGAAAGCATATGAAAAGAACGGAAAGAGCAACTACATCTACCTTCCTAAAAGAAAAAGACAACTCTTACTACCCAGTCACACTTTTACATACATAAAATTCAGGTATACCACTGCCAAAAAACAAACTGCATAAATACTTAGAGAAATACACAAAAAAGCTGGTAAAAGCCTGCAGTCCTATACATGGAAAGCACTAGATTTATGCAAGCAATATAAAGCATGAAGAGAATTTTTACTAACCACTAAGTGATGTTTGGACATCCGTAGTCTGTGATAGAGCCTTTTCCTCTTCACTAAGTCGATAGTCATAGTATTTGTAATCAGAACAGCTTTCATCAAATAAGAACCTGCAAGTAGACaatattaaaaaaagaattttctttttctttgagaGAGAGAAATCAAATGATTgaccattacccataacattataGGCTACAGATAAATATACAGTAAAGTAAACTCATCAGATTGAACTCTAAAAGAGACTGATGATTTTGGCAAACAAAGAGCTCCTAGACGCCAACACAAAATAGACAATTAAACGAACaagaagaaaggaagaacaaGAAATGAAACCAGTTCTTAAGAGGGTGAGGGGACAACAATAGAAGACAATAGATGCAACAAAAATCATGGATGCGAGGTCATACATCCACAATTGTACCTATGTGCTTTGACAAGACAGGATAAACCATGACAATAAAGGCCATGAAAGAAAAGAACTAATGTTTTATGATATAATGGACTATCACACACACAGAAACCACAGAGATTCTGATTCATACTTAAATGGAGTGTCCCCTGGATTCTTTTGGCGTGTGATATGCTCAAACTGCCTTCCATTCTTGGCCACAAAACTTGCTAACTTGTCTGCAACTTTCTTCACTGTTGGATCACTTGGAGGATTTGGTGCTGCATGTCACTTAAATAACTGATTAATACCAAGAGCATGAACAAGTGAATGTAAATTACTCTTGTAGCCGCATTTTCCAAATCTTTCATTGAACATCTCTTTCCACCAATGTTTGTAGGGACTTAAGGTATAAGCTGCACGATCAGACAAGAGTAACTCAAGAATGTCTGGACCTCCTTATCCACAATGCCTAGAGAATATCCTCATAGTACAAAATAGAATGGTACAATCTTGACTAATGAAGGGCTTAAAGGATTTGCAACATAAGGCTTCAACAACAGTGATGCAGTaaagcttttttttcttttttttgacaaGGACAGAGAAGTAGTAAATGATGAGCCATAACACAATTTGCACAAGACATTAGGTGATTATGTGGTCCAACCAAATAGAAATCACCTCATATGCGACCACCAACAGAAAGCAAAATAAGCACATTAGTAAATTCTCCAACGGACAAGAACTAAGATGACTCCATAAATTATCGAAATTCCTAAgctatcacaagtgcatgaaaaATGAGTCGGATTGCCTAAATCACCCTACAAacggaaaattaaagaaaaggaaatataCCGCCACTAGGAAATGCTGTTCCAAGAACCAACATGTGATACCATGagcaaaagataaaaataaagagatatatatatatatatatatatatatatatagagagagagagagagagagaggaggggggaggggagtgtgtgtatatatatatatatatatatatatatatatatatatatatatatatatatatatatatagagagagagagagagagagagagagagagagggggatGGGAGGGAGAGAGGGGATATCATCAAAAAGTTCCAATTTTTGTAAGAAGTATTTACCAACATCAATTTGTCTAACAGGCTGGTGCAGAGCACCAGGTTCAGCCACCCTCTGCCGTTTAATTGGCCCATCTCCTGAAGAATTCCCAGCATCTTTTTCATCCTCATCCTCATCGTCACCTAGCTTAACAGAAGGTGCAGCGATTTTGGACTTCTGTTTCAGGCTGAATGCAAGTTTCCCACCTGAAGGAGCTGTAGTAGTTTTCCGTGATGCATTAGCTTTTAATTCAAAGCTTGGTTTATTAATGACGGCCTTCGGAGTTGAAGATCCCAATATACTGGAGGCTGTCTTAGACTCTTTTGAAGAGGCAGTCTTCACCTTTTCCGTTTCCTTCTCCTGTTGGAGCTGTTTGAACCTCTCCATGAAAGAACCATCATTGACAAATAAGCTAGAATCCGTTGCCTTCTCCATTGGCAAAAAGCCAACTATTGTTTTCTGCCAGCTGTAACTGCTCAACAAGCAATCTTACAATATATTCAGACACTGAATGGTTTCTTTTTTCTGTAAGTATATATTTAGATACTAAATGGCTGCTTTATTATCATTTCTTTCTCGACTGTTCTGTAAGTGATCATAATATTTTGAATTCCAAACAGCATTCTCAAATCCATCATGGCATCAGGAAatttaatataataaaaaaaaaaaagcagatTTTTCCTTCTCTTCCACTCCCCTAAGGAGCGCATCAGCATCAAGACCTTGTAGGAGGGTTAAGGCGTGTTTGGTAGACTGGAAAAGGAAAGTCGAGACAGAAAAAGTAAAATTTCCTTTCACTCAACTTATAGAAGGTCATGGATCCCACACTTTCTTACACATTCAGTAAAACTGCAAGACTCAGAAGAAAGATATAAGCATACAGCTACGAACATTCTTCTTAAAAATAAATTCATTTACCACTTCAAGCAAACATATGCTAGATTGTTTTGTTCTCCCTTTGTGTACTTATCCAGAAGAAAAATTCTTCAACCTTCCAGACATTCATATGGATTCAGATAGGTAACCTATACAAAATCTACTTCCGATACTTAATAGAACGCATGATAAAAACACATCATCGATCTAATATAGCAATCAGCTGAATAACCTTCCCTAACAGAAACAATACTAAAGCACGGGAAGAGTAGTTTTCGTCAACTCATGTCCTGTGCTAAAAGCACTAGAATAAACCAGTGTGACACTAACAGACAAGCTTTTTTCCTTTTGAAATGGTAAGTATTAACACTATCAGACAGACTTAGATTAGTCTTATTTTAGCCCGGTAAAGTAATGGGCCTTTTCTTCAGATACTTCTCTCACTGTCAGCATGTTCTAAATAACATCCCTTTAGCCTGTTTGGAAAACTTGACagtaaaaaagaaaagaggaaatgTGAAGTTACAGGTATCAGGAAACTGCCCTGCAGACGCAAGTGTATTGGCATGATATTCACAAGTTCAGTGCCATTCTAGAGAACTATGCACTTTTTGGATCCAGAACATGCTTCATATCTTCAAATGAGGACATCTAGTGGTGCACTATTTAATGCGTAGAGCGTAGCAAATTCAAAATGCGAAATTGATTCAATAGATTATAAGGGTGCATGAAAATGAGAATCTAACTCAATAAATGAAGGGAACGGCCAGCCTGCCCAAAAAGCTTTTCATTTACAAGCTGTAATAGAGAGTTTTAGATTTCAAATGATCTGACTGATTTCTCTTATAACTTCATATTTTTAGATTATTTTCAATAATCAGATTTTGTCATCTACAATTGCGTTATACTCGCAACCATAACAGCAAAAACAGTTAGGCAATGATAGACGCAACCAGTTAAATGATTTGTTTTATAACTGTGGTGTCCATGCCAGCTTGCGCACACCTCaactaattccacgggatacctACCTACCTCCCACAACCGATACTAGGTAACTCTGTCCaggcttggatagatgggaaAAAACCACCTAACATTTTTGTCTCTGCAGGAATTTGAACCTGAAATtcaacccacttcattgaccactacgCCACACACTTGGGTGTCGCAACCAGTTAAATGTTAGTTCCATCTCCTTCAAAGAGTTCATTTGGACCTGTCTGGaaaacatctttttttttttggataagagTGGTGTTCAGCTCGTCGTAGTTTATTGAAGTATTGTTAGTGCTTAGTAAGTGAATGACAGTTATTTATAAtcagtggggtttggggagggtagtgtgtaagcAAACATTACCCTTCCTTGAAGGCAGGgaggttgttttcgatagaccccggctcaaggaaagatgaaaagatgaaaataaagcAATAGCAACGAGCAGTAACTCCTCAACAACTCTTCAacttcaataaaaaaaaaaaagaatcactttttgcctaaagatatattttcaatttttttgcaTCAAACACCATCTTCCAATAAATAACTTTACTTTTTACAACAAATTACCATAGGCATCGCCACCCGGAGTGACAGAAAAGCACAAACATGAATAAATTTATAGTCTTGATCGAAAAGCTCATCTGTTAATTGAAACCCTAAAGTCATCAACCATAATCCAACAAACTCAAAATTCGACATGcgataaaataaaaacaaattccGAGAATCacacaaaaaagaaaatccacaatttcgggcggggggggggggtggaaCAACTGATAaaagtaacaaaaaaaaaacgaagaCGTTCAATACATTCGTCCTCAGTAAATCTACCTGAGGAATCAAGAATGAAAAGTTGATCCCGAAATCAGCAACCGGACGTAATCGGATTGGTTCAACAAAGCAAATGAAACTGAAACCCTAAAAACGAAGATCGATAGCGGAAATAATTGGTAATGAATAAGGGGCGCATGTACGTAATTTGGGGGGAGAAAGCAACGTCTGTTAAACGAGAGGACGAGCCTTTGGGCGTTAATAAAGTTGAAATTTGGGGATTAATATGTAAAAAGGTTATTTTCACCTTATTTGCCTcccatattttcttttatttatacatGCAGCCCCTAGAGAAAAAAATACGGAAAATGGCTAAAATTACCCCCTTAACGTATTCGTATTGAAAATGGCTCAAAAATATACTTTGTTAACCTTTTGATCTAAAAATAcccttaatattttatttttggctCACATATACCCTTAACATTTTATTTTTGGCTCACATATACCCTTGAAACTAACAAAACAGGATGATAAATTTTTTGCTCACCTTCCATCAATATaccatatattttttatatgtattttataccACATATATAAAATACGTATATACATCATAATATATGTAAACAAACAAAATATACCATACATATTCTTTAAAGTTGTgtattttatactttatatatactactattatataatttatcacatatctatatataataaaaggagagACAAAAGCAAATTATTAAGACAAGTGACATAACCACAAAAAGTCAATTGGCATTATTAAGACAAAACAAACTAGTACCTTTTTAACTAAAAaacctttttaaattttgaattaattggtaactctatttgaattaataattaataaatatagatatcttataattagctatattaaaaaaacgaaaatataaaaacaataactactcattcaaattggggagtaatttcaagttggagttttaaaaatatattaaaaaaataaataaaaaagtaaaattagctataataaaaaatgaaaatatgttgtatatatataatttatatatgtggtataaaatacatataaaaaatatatggtATATTGATGGAAGGTGAGCCAAAAATTTACCATCCATGTTTTGTTAGTTTCAAGGGTATATATGAGCCAAAAATAAAACGTTAGGGTATATGTGAGCCAAAAATAAAACGTTAAGAGTATTTTTAGACCAAAAGGTTAACGGATGGCACTTTTGAGCAATTTTTAATACGTTAAGGgtatttttggcccttttccgaaaaaaatatgatgaagatggaAGAAGAGCACAAAATGAAAcaactaagggtgtgtttggtatgaaggaatttccaattttctcatgTTTGTTTGAcctaaatgttttgaaaaatattttccctattaagagaagggaaaacattttccaaaactcttctcAATCTTCCCCATCCCCACCAACACACCCCCACACCACACCACCACTCACCCAAAAACCGTCCTACCCCTACCTCCTCACCCCATccccaccctaaataaaaatattattaatagtactttcttttcatgttatagatagatttttttttcatttcaacaaatgagtattttttttcatgatataaaaaagtattttttttattttaacaaaaaaaagtactttcttttcatttagtaaaagtatttttttcatttcaacaaaaaaaaattcttttcatgtagaaaaagtatttttttttcatttcaacaaaaacatattttcttttcatgatgtaaaaaaagtattttttttcatttcaacaaaatgagtattttcttttcatgatgtaaaaatttattttttttttcatttcaacaaaatgagtattttcttttcatgatgtagaaaaagtattttattttatttcaataaaatgagtactttattttcatattgtagaaagaatactttcttttttcaaccaaaaaaggagtattttctttttagttattaaGCACAAATTTCAACGTTATTTTTGCGTTAAAAAGTAAAACAACACATTAGTTCTTTTGATTGTGTGAATTTTTAGAGACTTGGGGGGAGGGgaaggagagtagcataaaaatatataaattcctacaaaaaatattttttactttcgaaccaaacactagaaaatattttacagaaaatatttttcattcaccaaccaaataagggaaaataagtgataaaaccactcattttctatgaaaatattttctaatattttccttcataccaaacacaccctaaatatATTTACTTTTCTATAGTCCAATTTCCCGATGGTCAGAGCCAGATAGTCTGAATATTGATGGATAATATCTGACTTTATTTGCACATAGTTCGAATGAATAATGTGTGTTTCAATGGCAGAGCCAGAACTTTTATTAAGGGGAGTCAAAATATAAGGAAATAAGCTCATCAAGAAGTCAAGGGGtgtcattatatagtatatatacatattttaaaaaatattatcgaACTAAACAGTGTAATTTTCCGACGAAGGGGTAAGATTGATACCCCTTAGTTGCATGTGGCTCCACCACCAGTGTGCTTCACTCACACATTACTTATTGGCTTTTATTAATAAACTAAAGTATTAAAGACaaaacataacaatatcaattatATAAGTAGTTAGTACGACAAAGAAGATCGATAAAATTATAACGGAAAAGGGATATTTATATCTTTCTACTTTGAAATATTGTGTAAAAGAACCATTTATTTCACTATCTGGCCTCTAGGGTCCCTACCGTCATAGTTCCAGTCACAAATATTCCTGAACGACTAACTCACCCCAAACAAAATAAACTTATATATTCCGTGAATCGTTTCGTTACCCGACCCAATACCCTTTTAATTAATTATACCCACACACAAATCATATCACATTTTCACCTAACATTCCGCCTGAACCAAAAATAATCCCTCTTCTTTCTCACTACAATGTCGGCTTGTTAGTAAGGCACGAGGCTTTTCAGGTAAAATCTTCGGCTGGTTATGTCATTTTCTCTTACATCTGTCATTTATTTCAATATTTTGGGGTTAGTGGTATCCTTTTTAAACCACTATTAGTTGACTTTAgggtttttaaatattatttcaaatgaAAATTTATGTGTTTGGATGTGTGTATTCCTAATATTTTGTTGTTTATTGTGTCACTTTGGTATTTATTTTGTATGCATGTGCTTTTAACATGTGGTCCCGAAATGGTGGCTAGGGTTTAGTGCATTTCGGCTTTTGTTTATTAGTTTGGACACCTTTatgttaaataattatttcataagTAGGAAGATGGGTTCTTTGCTCCCTTTGTACATGTTGTTTGTCAACAAGTATTTGATTTATGTCGGGTATGTGTGTAAAAATATGGTTCCCTTTCAAAAAATTTAATATGCACCAATCATTAATATGGCCCCTTGTTGGTTTGTTGGTTCTGAAGTACTTGTATGTATCTTTATAGAAGTGGCTCCttgttgttttatttattttcaattgATGATGTATCTATCTAGATGGGGTCCCTTGTTGGTTTTGTTTATTCCTGTGGTTCctattttcagttattttatttagtattttgctttcttcttttcaatattaTTCAGATTATTAATATTGTTTACTTAATTATTTTTAGGTTATTAAAATAGTTAGTGTTGACATGAGGTTCAATCATGATGGTGAGTGGCTCAAGGAACCACATCTCCTCTACAGCAAGAAACTATGGGTAGCTAGCGAAGTGACCTCATTTCAAACTTGAATTGGCCAAGTGACCTTCAAGTTTTAATTTCTGTATGATTGACCTTCATGCTTAAGTGGGACTATAAAATAAAAGGGGGAAGTTCGGTCTTTATCCTTAAAGTTTCACTTATTACACTTTGATCTCAACCTATATAATTCTAATATTATcagatttaaaaaataattccatCCCTTCACGCGTCATCTGCCATCCCAATCCCCATTTCTCAGGCTTATTCTTCCATTGTAGCTTGTTTTTCTTGCATTCAACACACATAGGTCGTCTTCCTTCTTCTCCATTCCTCTCAAAGTTTCATTCTTTTGATTTATCATTTACGGAGAAGAAATCaaaaaattgggggggggggggagagggggGATTTGTTGAATTTGGGAATAAAAGTGCCAATACATTAGATTGATAATTCATGCTAGGTAGTATATTATGTAACTCCTTCATCTGGTAAGTGTTTTCATCTCATCTTCTTTGTCATTGTTAATttggatttttgtaaaaaaattctGTACAGTGCTCGATCACTAGTGTACAATAGACTTATCACGACCCAGAATCTCAACATcggggtcatgatggcgcctaacatctacTTGCTAGACAAGCCGAC
It encodes the following:
- the LOC107820967 gene encoding SURP and G-patch domain-containing protein 1-like protein isoform X1, whose translation is MEKATDSSLFVNDGSFMERFKQLQQEKETEKVKTASSKESKTASSILGSSTPKAVINKPSFELKANASRKTTTAPSGGKLAFSLKQKSKIAAPSVKLGDDEDEDEKDAGNSSGDGPIKRQRVAEPGALHQPVRQIDVAPNPPSDPTVKKVADKLASFVAKNGRQFEHITRQKNPGDTPFKFLFDESCSDYKYYDYRLSEEEKALSQTTDVQTSLSGVTSTATPSSTSSSHRSHQQHSNYQIPASALYGAPENTSSSDSAGKSGHPSGPSGSDPISMMEYYMKKAAEEEKLRPYKSSKDEMPPPASLQAPGKKGHHMGDYIPPEELAKFLSTCNDVAARKAAIEAAERSKIQADNIGHRLLSKMGWKEGEGLGSSKSGIADPITAGNVKSNNLGVGASQPGEVTPEDDIYEQYKKRMMLGYKYRPNPLNNPRKAYY
- the LOC107820967 gene encoding SURP and G-patch domain-containing protein 1-like protein isoform X2; the encoded protein is MEKATDSSLFVNDGSFMERFKQLQQEKETEKVKTASSKESKTASSILGSSTPKAVINKPSFELKANASRKTTTAPSGGKLAFSLKQKSKIAAPSVKLGDDEDEDEKDAGNSSGDGPIKRQRVAEPGALHQPVRQIDVAPNPPSDPTVKKVADKLASFVAKNGRQFEHITRQKNPGDTPFKFLFDESCSDYKYYDYRLSEEEKALSQTTDVQTSLSGVTSTATPSSTSSSHRSHQQHSNYQIPASALYGAPENTSSSDSAGKSGHPSGPSGSDPISMMEYYMKKAAEEEKLRPYKSSKDEMPPPASLQAPGKKGHHMGDYIPPEELAKFLSTCNDVAARKAAIEAAERSKIQADNIGHRLLSKMGWKEGEGLGSSKSGIADPITAGNVKSNNLGVGASQPGEVTPEDDIYEQYKKRMMLGYKYRPNPLLAI